The region ATATCCACAAGTAAAATATATTGATAAAAGATTATTTTCTTTTTTTTGAAATAATTGTTTGATTGAATTCATAATTATATGATGATGTCATTGCGAGGAACGAAGCAATCTCTTAATGAATTGACAGATTACTTCACTGCGTTCGTAATGACGATTGTAAATTTACTCTTCTAAATATTTAATAAAAATCTCTAAATCTTTATCGCCTCTGCCCGATAAATTAATGACCACTACTTGCCCTTTTTTAAACTTCATTTTTGGCAAAACTGCCAAGGCATGTGCGGTTTCAAGAGCCGGAATTATTCCTTCCATTTTTGTAAGTTCATAAGCTGCCGTTAATGCCTCTTTATCGGTTGCATTCATAAATTTAGCTCTTCCACTTTCATATAAAAACGCATGTAACGGACCAACACCAGGATAATCTAAACCCGCAGAAATAGAATATGGCTCTACAATTTGTCCGTATTCATCTTGCATTAAAATAGTTTTACTACCGTGAATTACACCTACTTGGCCTAATTGGGAAGTTGCGGCACTTTCACCAGAATTAACACCCAAACCTGCAGCTTCCACAGCAATTAATTCTACCTCTTCATCATCTAAATAATGATAAAAAGCACCTGCTGCGTTAGAGCCTCCGCCAACACATGCAATAATCGTATCAGGGTTTTCTTTTCCTGTTTTTTCTTTTAATTGCCACTTCATTTCTTCAGAAATAATAGCTTGTAAACGTGCCACCATATCTGGATGTGGTGCCGGGCCTACAACAGAACCTATCAAGTAAAAAGTATCTGGATTCTGAATCCAATACCGAATTGCTTCATTCGTGGCATCCTTTAAAGTCTTACTTCCGCTGGTTGCAGGTACTACTTTTGCACCTAACATTTTCATTCTAGCCACGTTTGGTGACTGACGAACAATATCTTTTTCGCCCATAAAAACAGTACAATCCAATCCCATTAAAGCACAAACCGTTGCCGTTGCAACGCCATGTTGTCCTGCGCCTGTTTCTGCAATAATTTTTGTCTTTCCTAATTTCTTGGCTATTAGAATTTGACCCACCGTATTGTTTACTTTGTGCGCACCTGTATGGTTTAAATCTTCTCGTTTTAAATAAATTGTTGCGCCATATTTTTCTGATAATCTTTTTGCTAAATACAAAGGTGTTGGTCTGCCAACAAAATCTTTTAATAAAGATTTGTATTCTGTTTGAAATTCTTCAGACTCTATAATTTGAATATAGTTATCTGCCAATTCCTTTACATTTGGGTACAACAATTCTGGAATAAATGCGCCTCCAAATTGTCCGAAATATCCATTTTTATCTGGGTGAAATTTTGATTTCATATTTTCTGTTATGATGTCACTGCGAAGAACGAAGCAATCTATTTTTAAATAAGCAGATTACTTCACTGGGTTCATAATGACGTTATTTTTAAATTCCTTTAATTCTTCAATTTTCTTAACTCCTGGATTGCTTTCAAATTTACTATTTACATCTAATGCATAAATTGGTAAATTAGAGTTTAACACTATTTGTATTCGTTCTATATCTTCTAACCCAATTCCTCCGCTTAAAAAGAATGGTTTTTCAAAAGGGTATTTTTCTAAAACCTTCCAATCGAATTGTATGCCATTTCCACCTCTATCTTTTCCTTTGGTATCGAATAAAAAATAGTCTACAACTTCCAAATAAGGCTTTAAAACATTGAAATCAAATGCGTCTTTAATTCCAAATACTTTTATGATTTCTACTTTTTTAAAAGGTTGCCAATGTTTACTTTTCTTTTTTTGAGAAGCTGCATCCAATGCAGCTTGTTGAATGTATGCTTTTAATTTAAGAATATATTCCACAGATTCATCTCCATGCAATTGAACGGCATCCAATCGATATTCTTCAATTAAAGAGATTACAATTTCTAAAATTTCATTGACAAAAACGCCAGTTTTTTTGATTGATTTTGGCAATTCTGGAATGATCCCTTCAAAATTTCTTTTCGATTTTTCATAAAAAATAAAGCCCAAATAATCCGGCTGCAATGCAGCAACTTCTTGGATATTTTCTACGTATTTCATTCCGCAAACCTTTAGAAGCCCCCTTTCCCCCAAAGGGGGTAAAATTG is a window of Polaribacter litorisediminis DNA encoding:
- the trpB gene encoding tryptophan synthase subunit beta — encoded protein: MKSKFHPDKNGYFGQFGGAFIPELLYPNVKELADNYIQIIESEEFQTEYKSLLKDFVGRPTPLYLAKRLSEKYGATIYLKREDLNHTGAHKVNNTVGQILIAKKLGKTKIIAETGAGQHGVATATVCALMGLDCTVFMGEKDIVRQSPNVARMKMLGAKVVPATSGSKTLKDATNEAIRYWIQNPDTFYLIGSVVGPAPHPDMVARLQAIISEEMKWQLKEKTGKENPDTIIACVGGGSNAAGAFYHYLDDEEVELIAVEAAGLGVNSGESAATSQLGQVGVIHGSKTILMQDEYGQIVEPYSISAGLDYPGVGPLHAFLYESGRAKFMNATDKEALTAAYELTKMEGIIPALETAHALAVLPKMKFKKGQVVVINLSGRGDKDLEIFIKYLEE
- a CDS encoding phosphoribosylanthranilate isomerase; translation: MKYVENIQEVAALQPDYLGFIFYEKSKRNFEGIIPELPKSIKKTGVFVNEILEIVISLIEEYRLDAVQLHGDESVEYILKLKAYIQQAALDAASQKKKSKHWQPFKKVEIIKVFGIKDAFDFNVLKPYLEVVDYFLFDTKGKDRGGNGIQFDWKVLEKYPFEKPFFLSGGIGLEDIERIQIVLNSNLPIYALDVNSKFESNPGVKKIEELKEFKNNVIMNPVK